A single window of Usitatibacter rugosus DNA harbors:
- a CDS encoding DUF6776 family protein, which translates to MRGIARRLRSSFGMRSARMTIRSQMAWYWRWMLNLLMMVVVGGVVWWLVENSYRITGFNFDEARQQISTLGEENGKLKRDLEGAKSSLTERDRQLQIEKASQSELARTVAQLQDENSALKEDLSFLRNIMSSGTTPEGIAMSNLKVESDGKPLEFRYRMLLTQGGQRKQDFKGKVQVLAKVEQNNVLSTVTFPDATAAETVGGVEFRFYQKFEGRFRIPEGSVLRSVDVRVLQSPGGQVKLSKTVNLS; encoded by the coding sequence ATGAGGGGCATCGCGCGGCGCCTGCGAAGCAGCTTCGGCATGCGCTCGGCGCGGATGACCATTCGTTCCCAGATGGCGTGGTACTGGCGCTGGATGCTGAACCTGCTGATGATGGTCGTCGTGGGCGGCGTGGTGTGGTGGCTCGTCGAGAACAGCTACCGCATCACCGGCTTCAACTTCGACGAGGCGCGCCAGCAGATCTCGACGCTCGGCGAGGAGAACGGCAAGCTGAAGCGCGACCTCGAGGGCGCGAAGAGCTCGCTCACCGAGCGCGATCGACAGCTGCAGATCGAGAAGGCGTCGCAATCGGAGCTCGCGCGAACGGTGGCGCAGCTCCAGGACGAGAACTCCGCGCTGAAGGAAGACCTGAGCTTCCTGCGCAACATCATGTCCTCGGGGACCACGCCGGAGGGCATCGCGATGTCCAACCTCAAGGTCGAGTCGGACGGCAAGCCCCTGGAATTCCGCTACCGGATGCTGCTCACGCAGGGCGGCCAGCGCAAGCAGGACTTCAAGGGCAAGGTCCAGGTGCTGGCCAAGGTCGAGCAGAACAACGTCCTCAGCACCGTGACGTTCCCGGATGCCACCGCGGCCGAAACGGTCGGCGGCGTCGAGTTCCGCTTCTACCAGAAGTTCGAGGGCCGCTTCCGGATTCCCGAGGGCTCGGTGCTGCGCAGCGTGGATGTCCGTGTGCTGCAGTCCCCAGGGGGACAGGTTAAACTGTCCAAGACCGTCAACCTTTCGTAG
- a CDS encoding bactofilin family protein, producing the protein MFGKPNKPSPIDSLIGSGSTIEGNITFTGGLRIDGHVKGNVKATGSKPGTLVLSEMAKVEGEIDVAHVVINGTVAGPVRATEYVELLPKARVTGNVSYKSIEIHVGAIVMGQLVYENPQKSDKVVEFKPTNTGITG; encoded by the coding sequence ATGTTCGGAAAGCCGAATAAGCCCAGCCCCATCGACAGCCTCATCGGCTCCGGCTCGACCATCGAAGGCAACATCACCTTCACGGGCGGCCTGCGCATCGACGGGCACGTGAAGGGCAACGTGAAGGCGACCGGCAGCAAGCCCGGCACGCTGGTCCTGTCGGAGATGGCCAAGGTGGAAGGCGAGATCGACGTCGCGCATGTCGTGATCAACGGCACGGTCGCCGGCCCGGTCCGCGCCACGGAGTACGTCGAACTCCTTCCCAAGGCTCGTGTCACAGGCAATGTGTCGTACAAGTCCATCGAGATCCACGTCGGAGCGATCGTGATGGGCCAGCTGGTTTACGAAAACCCGCAGAAAAGCGACAAGGTGGTCGAATTCAAGCCCACCAACACCGGCATCACCGGTTGA
- the erpA gene encoding iron-sulfur cluster insertion protein ErpA — MTAIPEALVFTDSAASKVKALIEEEGNNDLKLRVFVTGGGCSGLQYGFTFDEITNEDDTVMQKNGVSLLIDPMSYQYLMGAEIDYTEGLEGAQFVIKNPNASSTCGCGSSFSV; from the coding sequence ATGACCGCCATTCCCGAAGCCCTCGTCTTCACGGACAGCGCCGCCAGCAAGGTGAAAGCGCTGATCGAGGAAGAGGGCAACAACGACCTCAAGCTCCGCGTCTTCGTGACGGGCGGGGGCTGCTCGGGCCTGCAGTACGGCTTCACGTTCGACGAGATCACCAACGAGGACGACACGGTGATGCAGAAGAACGGCGTGAGCCTCCTCATCGACCCGATGAGCTACCAGTACCTGATGGGTGCGGAGATCGACTACACCGAGGGTCTCGAAGGCGCGCAGTTCGTGATCAAGAATCCGAACGCGTCCTCCACCTGTGGCTGCGGGTCGTCGTTCTCGGTCTAG
- a CDS encoding anhydro-N-acetylmuramic acid kinase — MAAIFAGVMSGTSLDGADAAIVAFDAQQPRTLGFASLPFPSSLRETLLALSHPGQGELDNAAHASLALAELYAEVVNLARASAGLPRDQITAIGCHGQTVRHRPEHGFTIQLNDPARVAEQTGIDVVADFRRRDMAAGGQGAPLAPAFHDAVFRSASRARAVVNVGGISNVSLLLHGTPCLGFDCGPGNVLLDAWAQRHLGSPFDTDGAWGARGRVEPRLLARLLEDDYFRRPPPKSTGRERFNLPWLEARLDAGLAPEDVQATLMELTAQAIADAIERFGPATEEIYLCGGGARNRVLASRIAALAGTRRLADTDVLGIAAGAVEAAAFAWLAMKCVRREAIDYSRITGAGGARILGAIYPR; from the coding sequence GTGGCGGCGATCTTCGCCGGCGTGATGTCGGGGACCAGCCTCGATGGGGCCGATGCCGCGATCGTCGCGTTCGACGCGCAACAGCCCCGCACGTTGGGATTCGCGTCCCTGCCTTTCCCGTCCTCGCTTCGCGAAACGCTCCTCGCCCTTTCGCATCCCGGGCAGGGTGAGCTCGACAACGCGGCCCACGCGAGCCTTGCGTTGGCCGAGCTGTATGCGGAGGTCGTGAATCTCGCGCGAGCGAGCGCGGGCCTCCCTCGTGACCAGATCACCGCCATCGGATGCCACGGCCAGACCGTCCGCCACCGTCCCGAGCACGGTTTCACGATCCAGCTGAACGATCCCGCGCGCGTCGCCGAACAAACGGGGATCGACGTCGTCGCGGACTTCCGCAGGCGTGACATGGCCGCCGGTGGCCAGGGTGCGCCGCTGGCGCCGGCTTTCCACGATGCCGTGTTTCGCAGCGCTTCCCGTGCGCGCGCGGTGGTGAACGTCGGTGGAATCAGCAACGTGTCCCTCTTGCTGCACGGCACGCCCTGCCTGGGGTTCGATTGCGGTCCCGGCAACGTGCTGCTCGACGCGTGGGCGCAGCGTCACCTGGGTTCTCCGTTCGACACGGATGGAGCCTGGGGCGCGCGCGGACGCGTCGAGCCTCGCCTCCTGGCCCGCCTCCTCGAGGACGACTATTTCCGGCGCCCGCCTCCCAAGAGCACCGGCCGCGAGCGCTTCAACCTTCCGTGGCTCGAAGCACGCCTCGACGCGGGGTTGGCTCCCGAGGACGTGCAGGCCACCTTGATGGAGCTCACGGCCCAGGCGATCGCGGACGCCATCGAACGCTTCGGTCCCGCGACGGAGGAGATCTACCTCTGCGGCGGCGGCGCGCGCAATCGCGTGCTCGCCTCGAGGATCGCGGCCCTGGCCGGGACGCGGCGGCTCGCGGATACCGATGTGCTCGGCATCGCCGCGGGCGCCGTGGAAGCGGCCGCCTTCGCATGGCTCGCGATGAAGTGCGTGCGCCGCGAGGCGATCGACTACTCCCGCATCACCGGTGCGGGCGGGGCACGCATCCTGGGCGCCATCTACCCGCGCTGA